A genomic region of Actinomycetota bacterium contains the following coding sequences:
- the dinB gene encoding DNA polymerase IV, with protein sequence MRSDILHVDLDAFYASVERRRDPALRDVPLVVGGRGPRGVVLSCSYEARAVGVRNGMPGTRARRLCPDAVFVPPDFDAYTEASRRFRAILDEMTPIVEPISLDEAFCDVSGAHALFGTTERIGETIRRRVESELGIVCSVGAGPTKLVAKLASRACKPDGLLVVDDPRAFLDPLPVEELWGVGEATATVLRRLGLRTVGELAATPGWVLAQALGPQLGSHLLALANNRDERRVEPQTEARSVGAEETFDRDLSSEDRITGGDPVLRG encoded by the coding sequence ATGCGTTCGGACATCCTCCACGTCGACCTCGACGCGTTCTACGCCTCGGTGGAGCGCAGACGTGACCCCGCCCTGCGCGACGTACCCCTGGTGGTGGGGGGGCGGGGCCCCCGCGGTGTCGTCCTGTCGTGCAGCTACGAGGCGAGGGCGGTGGGGGTCCGCAACGGGATGCCCGGCACCCGGGCGAGGCGGCTCTGTCCCGACGCGGTCTTCGTCCCGCCCGACTTCGACGCCTACACGGAGGCGTCCCGAAGGTTCCGGGCGATCCTCGACGAGATGACGCCGATCGTGGAGCCGATATCGCTCGACGAGGCCTTCTGCGACGTGTCCGGCGCCCATGCCCTGTTCGGAACGACGGAACGCATAGGGGAGACGATCCGTCGGAGGGTTGAGTCGGAGCTCGGGATCGTGTGCTCGGTCGGGGCGGGTCCGACGAAGCTCGTCGCGAAGCTCGCGTCGCGCGCGTGCAAGCCGGATGGCCTCCTCGTCGTGGACGACCCGCGGGCTTTCCTGGACCCCCTCCCCGTCGAGGAGCTGTGGGGGGTGGGGGAGGCGACGGCGACGGTCCTGCGCCGGCTCGGGCTCCGGACCGTCGGGGAGCTGGCCGCCACGCCGGGATGGGTGCTCGCCCAGGCCCTGGGTCCGCAGCTCGGCTCCCACCTGCTCGCGCTCGCTAACAACCGCGACGAGCGCCGCGTCGAGCCGCAGACGGAGGCCCGCAGCGTGGGAGCCGAGGAAACGTTCGACCGCGACCTGTCCTCGGAGGACCGGATCACCGGCGGTGATCCGGTCCTCCGAGGAC